ATATCCATAGCCGAGATCAGCGCCAGCACCGACAAACCTGCAAATAGCCCACTTTCTACACCCCCAACAGGCAGCAATCTGGATGCAATGATCGCCACTACCCACGCGACCGCGATTTTAGTCAATACGAGCGTTCCTGATTTACGCAATACAGTACCCGTCGCTCGCACATCTATAGAAGCCCCCATACAAAAAAACCACACTGCTAAAATGGGTACCGTACCTGTCATCAGCCCCTTGGTAAAAGATCCAAAATAGTCGCCTGCCCATGGAGTAAATGTATGAAAAAGCGCGCCAATAAACAGCGGCACCAGCATAATGCCCCCTGGAATTTTATCAATGTTTTGTTTGATTTTCATAACTTCGTTCAACCCTTTCGTTTTTGCCAATGCAAAAACAAGGCCGTGTCACTTGCGGCTCAAACCGAGCTCGGGAATCAGTCTCGCGAAGGTATCATGACTCTCCTTCAGTTGTCGCGCGAATGCGTCTGCATCCTGGACACGCAATCCCAACCCATGCTTACGCATTTCCTCCCTGAATTCCTCGTCTTTCGTTCCCTTGATCAGTGCATCCGTTAGCGTTTGAGCAACTGCATCCGGTGTATCCTTAGGCACAGCCAGCCCTCTCCAAGTGCCGATAAAATGTACACGCAGCCCAGTGGCTTGCTGTAGTGTCGGCACTTTTGGAAACGCTTCCGAAATAGTGTCTGACTGGATCGCCAGTATGCGAAGTTTCCCTTCGTCCACGTATTTCTTCACTTCTGCGGGACTGACGGGTACAGCATCCACAAATCCGCTCATTAAAGCGGAGACGGCTGGGCCTGCTCCCTCATAAGGGATATGGGTAAAGCGGACTCTGCTTTTCTGCTCCAACATTGCGGCAGCAAGGTGCCATATGCTCCCTGTGCCTGCATTCCCCATTTTGAGCTTGCCGGGATGGGCCTCAGCATCCTCCAGAAATGCCTCTGCTGTCTTCCATCGTGCATCCGCCCGAACCGTAATGGCGGAAGGGTCCATATTGGTTTGAAGCAGCGGCTTAAATCGCTCATAGGTGAGCGGTAGCAGTCCCAGATGAGGCAACGTAGTCAGCTCAGCGACCAGATACGTTACGGTATAACCGTCCGCCTGCGCCTCAGCCCCTTCCATCAGCCCGACAGAACCGCCTCCTCCCGTTCGATTGACGACGATGATCGGCTGACCGAGATGCTTTTCGGCGGCTTTCGCCAACGCTCTCGCGGTAATATCTGTACCGCCTCCGGCTGCATAGGGAACGACGAGGGTTATTGGCTTCGTAGGAAATATACGGCTGTGATCCTGCAAGGTGCGGTGATCCACATATTCACTGATACTCAAGGCAGAAAGCATAGCTACTCCCGCCGCAACCAGCACATATTTTTGCCATGGCTTTTTCTTCATTACGTTTCCTCTTCTCCAAAAACGAACTGGGCCCGTCATGCGCCCGTTTTCACCTCCACCGTTTTCGGTCTTGTTGTTTGCGTTTACATGAAGTCAATGTACCGCAACGTGGAGGGCTACAGCTATCGCTTAATCTTCGTATTTATCTTCTATTTCGCCAAAGTATCGGCCTTTTGACCGATCTGCATATTCATTGGAAGATTTGCTGATTTGTCTGAATTTCCCTGGGGTCACTTGCTTATGCTTGCGGAATACTCGGATAAAGCTGTTCTCATTTCGGTATCCGACCTGTTCTGCAATTTCTCCGATTTTCAAATGGGTTTCACATAGTAATGTGCATGCCTTTTTTACGCGTAATCCAGTCAAATAATCGTAAACGGTGGTCCCTGTTTCTTCCTTGAACATACTGCTCACCGAGGACACGCTCATGTGAACATGATCCGCAATTTCCTGAAGCCCGATGTTCAAATGCAAATGATGTTCCATATATTCGATCATCTCTTGTACACGCACAAAATCTTTGGACTGAATACGTCCGTGCCATTTTTCTTCAATATCAGTCAACATAGTGACCAGCAATACCTCAATGTCTTGAAGGTCTAGCGTCAGAATCTGATTCCAGTGGTAATCAGCAAGCTGATCCGGCGGCGTCACACTCTGAGTGGCACACCATTTTAGCAAATCTTCCAGCAATTCATGAACAAACAAGTAGACCTGGGCTGGGGATGTTCTGTGGAGTCGAAGTTCTTCTACCCAGTGGCTGATTAGCTTTACACTTGCACCCGGTTCCTGCGACTCCAGGGCATGAATTATTTCCACACGCCGATCGTCCAACAATGTTGAATCCTGAATTTGCTCCTTTGACTGTTCATCCACTGTATTATCCTTTTTCACACTTATATCGCTGTCCATATTCGTATATGAACGTCCATACCCCTCATACAAACGCAAATTAAGGGCCTCTTTTCCTTTTATAAAAGATGCCCGTGCCTCTTGAATATCCGTGACCATATGACCAATCCCTATAGAAATGGTCAAAGGAAGATACTCACCGACAACCTGAATCAGTCTATCAACGCTTTTGTGAAGCAAAATACTCTCTTGGAGGGCAGTCTCCGAACCAACTTCAACTTCATTCGAACTCTCGCTGTACTGTAACAGCACAATAAAACCACTTTCCTCTTCCGGCGAGCATACTGCTTTCCAGTAAGGTTCGAGCATCTCTAGCAAAATATTGTTCAGCGCATACTTGAGCAGCATTTTATCCTCTTCTGGAAAGCTTGCAGCCCACGCAGAATATCGGTCGATGGACACGATTATGACAAACAAAGAATTACCGTCCCAATCGGAAAAATACTGTTCCCATTTCATACGCATTTCCTGTATGCCCATTCTACGCTGGATGACATCTTCCATATATTTGGAACGCAGCTCCGGCAGGCTTCGCTCTACCACCAATGATTTGCGATGAAACTCTCCAACCAGTTTGCTAATCACAGGTTCCAGGTCATACAATCCTCCTTGGCGCGTTCCCTTATTACCCGAATTCAATAGGCTATTAATTTTTTTCATGGGGCGAAAAGCTGCATAGTTGTAATAGTAAACTGCTGAGCACCCAGCCAGTATGGAGATAAAGGCCAGCCACAGCATCATATTGCGCGCCAGCTTTACATTTTTTAGCAGCTTGTCCATCGGAACGAGCGAGACTAGACGCCAGCCCGTTACATCAGAAAAGGTTTGGTTCGCCATATATTCCATATTCCCTATCTCCACATAAGCATAGGGGCTCACATCCAGCTCTTTCAAAACCCTGCCCATATCATTTAAGGGTAAGGACAATCTCAGCTTGGGATAGATCAACTCGCCCTCCAGATCATACACGTATTGCGAGTTGGATAAATGAATATATAGTTTGGAGAAAAAACGGTCGTAATCCAGATTGATTAGCACCGCACCCATGACCTGACCATTCTCTACTATGGGCCTGGCCAGCGAAAGCAGCTCTAACGTCCCCTGCTCACGATCGGTGCCGTACCATCTCCGCTTAATCAACAACGGTTTTTTTTGAATGTCCTGAATCCAGGGAACCCATGTGGTATCCGGTGCCTGCTTCCAATCAGGCATGTAACCATAATTGCTGGATACGAGAGCATGATTGTCCAAAGAAATCACTTCAACCGAATAAATTTCTTCGTGTGAAGAAAGGGTTTTCAAGTATTTCTGAAGCCGATCTATGACGGAGGCGTTATCTTCCAGCGATTTCCTATCCGTTTGGGCACGTACAAAAGCCTCTACATCCGGATGATATGCTGCATCCAGCGCCTTGTTATCAGACTCACGAAAAGCCCGATTGGTTACATCCAGATTGATTTGCAATAATTCTATATTGGGTGTGTTCAGCTCGGTATCCAAACCTTCACGGTATCCTGAATACGATAGCAAGCCGATCACGCTAATCACGAGCGACACACACAAAGTGAGCAGTAGAATCAGTCTTGTCTGTTTATTTTTCAGTATCAATTGAAGCTTAAGTCGCAACATTCCCGTAACTTCATCCTTCCGGACTTCGTTGTCCATCTTCCTCTTGCCCATATACGTGGTGACATATTCTCCCTAAATCTATTTGACGTAAGAGTTGGAATTCCCTGCCTATGTAAATCAAACTTAATAAAACTTCATATGAGTACATCATTAAAATAAAAAAAGAAGAAGTCTCCCTGTGTTAGGTAGAACTTCTTCTTTGGCTGCTTATATTCATTATTCAGCAAAAACAGATACTCGCTTCACAGGTTTTAGCTTGTCTTTTCCACCTGAAAACGATCCAGTTCCCGCTGCATTTCCTCGCGAATCTGACGAAGCTCTTTTACCTTCTCAGCCGATTCCTCAAATGAACGCTTCTGCTCTACCGTGGAAGCTGTAATCTCTTCGCTGCCTGCAGCGGATTGCTGAGTGATTGCGCTGATATTTTCGATAGCTTGCTGCACCTGTACGCTCAATTCTCGCGATACATTCATGTCCGTTGATAGCTTGCTGACTTGGCCGGCAATTTGCTGCACTTTGCCACTAATCTCTGTAAACGATTCTCCGGTCGAGGAGGTTGCCTTCTCCTGCTCACGGAACAGCTCCTGACTTTGCGCCACAGAAGTCTTCACTTTATCCATAGCCTGCGTAATACCGTCAACTGCGGTATAAATTTTCTTTACAGCAGACTCTGATTGATTCGCCAGCTTTTTCACTTCATTGGCAACCACAGCAAAACCTTTTCCTGCTTCACCCGCACGTGCAGCCTCAATAGAAGCATTCAAGGACAACAGCGATGTTTGGCTGGCAATTTCGGATACGTATCCAGTCATGGTTGTAATCTCGGCTGCATTAGCTTCCAGCTCCTTGACTGTCTGCTCCACTTCGGACATGGCTGAACGATTTTCTGCAACAATACGCAGTTGATCGCTCATGACCCGCGTACCCTGCTCAATGACACGCAAAGCATCCTCACTATACGCGGTCGATTGAGTGGTCTCCAGCAGATTCGATTCAAACTTTTGCTGCATCTCGTCCACAACACCAACTGTCGACGACAGATCCTCAGCAATTTTCTGACTGCCTATCGCCAGTTCCTCTGTTGACGTGCTGACTTGTGTCACAATTTCCTTCATGGCCTCATTATGGTGATCAATATCCCGAGCCATCAGATCGACACGATTACCCGCCTGATCAATGGAGAGTACAATGCTGCGCAAGTTCCCGATCATTACCCGGAAAGATTCATTGAGCTCGTCCAGCTCATCGCGTCCCTTCGTTTGTGCGAGCTGAACGGTCAGATTCCCCTCGGCAATTTGCTTTGCGGCATCCGTTAACTTACGTGTTCTAAGGGCAAGCTGCCTGGAGGTGTATGTATTATATAGCCCAACTGCCACCAGAAGTAAAACTGCACCTGCTAAGGCCAATTGCCAAGTAAAACGAATGCTCTTGGTCAAATCTTCTGTGTATTGGTCATAACGTGCCTTGGTCAGCAGATCCAGCATAAAAACATCGTTCTGAATCCCCTGGGCGCGCATGGCCTCCCGCTTGGACTCCGGACTGTTTTGGGTACTCATTGCTTTCTCCGTTGCTACTTTCAATTGGCTGAATTTTGTTTTAATCGTATTCAGTCGTTTTTGCTGTTCTTCGGTCTGCATCATGCCCTGTGAAAGCAAAGCAATCGTCTTTTCAGACTGAGTCAGTTGATTTTGCACATCAGCTTTGTTGCTCTCTGTCATGGAAGCAGAATAATTTTGCAACGCCTGTCCTGACTGAATCAAATAGGCATTGAGCTGCTGTACATTCAACATAGCCGGAACCAAATTACTACTTTGCGAGTTAATACGAATTAATTCAAAAATGATATATGCCACTAAAGCCAGACAAGCGATCAAGGAAATCATCGCATTCAGCACCAGTTTACCTTGCAGTTTCATCAGCTTTCATCCTCCGTTTGCGAAAATTTATTGGGTGGGAACAGTAAGTGTGCCGGATTTGATTTTTTCCTTTAAATCATCCAACAACTTTTGCTGATCCGGACTCAGTGTCACGACACGAATAGGCGCTAAACCTACGCCATCTTCTGCAAGACCAAACACCATATCCTTCTCCGTAAATTTTCTTTGATGATCTGCAAAGCCTTTGACTGCTGTATAAATTGCAATGTCTACATTTTTAAACATCGAGGTCACTACCGCCTTTTCCGCAATAAAAAACTGGTCGCTATCGACCCCGATGGCTAATTTTTGCTGTTTTTGCGCTTCCTGTAGCGCACCTACGCCCGTGAGACCTGCGGCTGCAAAGATAACATCAATCTGATCCTGATTAATCATGTCATCTGCAATTTTCGTACCCAGTTCCGGCTTTCCAAAATCTCCTGCATACGTTGCAGTAACTTTGGCATTAGGCTTGACTGATTGCACCCCTGCGCGGTACCCAATTTCAAATTTTTTCAACAGAGGAGATTCCGCACCTCCAAGAAAACCCACCTGTTCGGTGCGACTCGTCAAACCGGCAACGACCCCAGCCATAAAACTGCCCTCTTCTGCTTTGAAGCTAATAGAGGCCACATTCGGTAAATCTGATTTCTCATCCACGATTAAAAATTTACGGTCTGGGTATTTTTTGGCAATGGATTCCATACTGTCCTTCACCATATAACCCAACCCAATGATTAAATCCGCTTTTTCTTGAGCAAGCTGCTCAAAAGCCGCATCATACGTCTTGGTCTCCGTTATTTCCCGGTATTCAAAAACAATCTTCCCCTCATCCCGTGCCTTGACCAAACCTCGAAAAGCCGCGTCGCTGTAAGATTGGTCACCCAGACCAATATCTGACAGTACGATTCCCACCTTAATGGGTTCGGCCTTGGTTTGTACGTCTGATTGCCCACATGCACTTACCAATAATGCAAAGATCGTGACAATGGGAATCCACCTAAAAGTTAATAATAGAGCTCGTTTCTTCATGACATATCACCTCAACATAAAATGCAAATCCCCAACATCTTTATATCGGTTATAAAAGCATATTTTTTCATAAGAGTTTCTGTAAATTCATTGTTAATAGAAGTGTGATAAGTGTGATGTCTTTGTTTATTATGTAAAAAATGTATATTTTGCTTTGTTTTTATTATACGAACTGTCCAAATTCATTTATTTTCGTTTATACCGGAAGAATAAAGTGTAATTTGGAAAACATAGGTACTTTGAAACCATCACCCTATTTCAATCTGAAAGGAGCAACATTTAAAATGACTTCGACCCATTTAATTCCACAACCCAAAACATATGGTCCCTTAGGAAATCTGCCCTTGATCGATACACATGCCCCTGTCCAGTCTCTGGTTAAGCTTGCTAATGAGTACGGTCCCATCTTTCGCATGGATCTGCCTGAAGGAACGAACATTTATATTTCCGATCATAAGCTGGTGGCAGATGCTTGTGATGAATCCCGTTTCGATAAGCAGGTGTGGGCTCCCTTACAAAAAGTACGAGCTTTTGCTGGAGACGGACTATTCACAAGCTGGACTGAGGAACCGAACTGGCGCAAGGCCCACCAAATATTGCTACCAAGCTTTAGCCAGCGGGCTATGAAGGGTTACCACAATATGATGCTTGATCTTGCGGTTCAGCTGGTGCAGAAATGGTCTCGGCTCAATCCAGATGAAAGTGTAGAGGTACCGGAAGATATGACCCGGCTGACTTTGGATACCATCGGATTATGCGGCTTTAATTATCGTTTTAACAGCTTTTACCGCGACCAGCCCCATCCGTTCGTGACCAGTATGACACGCGCACTGGATGAAGCAATGGGTCAGTTGCAACGCCTCAATTTGCAAAACAAGCTGATGTTATCGAAGAAAAAACAGTTTAAACACGACATCGAAACGATGTTCTCTCTGGTGGACAGCATTATTCAAGAACGCAAAACCCTGGGCAACCAAGGTGAAGAGGATTTACTGGCGCGTATGCTGGAAGGCAAGGACCCGGAAACAGGTGAAACGCTGGATGATGAAAATATCCGTTATCAGATCATCACCTTCCTCATCGCCGGTCATGAAACGACCAGTGGGCTTTTATCCTTTGCCATTTACCATTTGCTTAAAAATCCACGAATGCTAACTAAAGCCTATGAAGAAGTGGATCGCGTGCTCACCGATTCGCTGCCTTCCTATACTCAGGTGCGTGAGCTCAAGTACATAAGGATGATACTGAATGAAGCTCTGCGGCTATGGCCGACAGCGCCCGCCTTCTCGCTCTTCGCCAAAGAAGATACACTGCTCGACGGAACCTATCCGCTTAAAAAGGGCGACAGTGTAAATGTACTCATCCCGAAACTGCACCGTGATACCGAGGCTTGGGGTGAAGATGTTGAGGAATTTAGACCAGAACGCTTTGGGGACCCATCCGCCATTCCACAAGATGCCTATAAACCGTTTGGCAACGGTCAACGGGCCTGTATTGGACAACAGTTTGCCTTACAGGAGGCCACCCTTGTGCTGGGTATGGTACTGAAACATTTTGAGCTGATTGATCATACTCATTATGAGTTGAAAGTCAAAGAGACGCTCACACTCAAGCCTGAGGGCTTCACCATTCAAGTACGACCGCGTAGCACACAGACTGCCGTCATGCTGCCGGGTGCCGCTCAAGAACTTCATGAACAGGAGGAACAAAAAGTTGCAGCTCCTCATGCCGAAAAACATGATACTTCTTTGCTGTCTTTGTACGGCTCGAATCTGGGTACAGCTGAGGGACTTGCGGGTGAACTAGCCGATTTAGGTCGGAATTGGGGTTTTAACAGTAGCATAGCAACTCTGAATGAACATGTGGACCATTTGCCTAAAGAAGGCGTGGTACTTATTACGACTGCATCTTATAACGGACATCCGCCGGATAATGCTGATGCCTTTGTAGAATGGTTGAAGCAGGTAGACGAGGGCCAACTGGCAGGCATAAGGTACGCTGTCTTTGGTTGCGGTGACCGGAATTGGGCCAGCACGTATCAGCGCATTCCAAGGATGATTGATGAGCTAATGGCTGCCAAAGGGGCAAAGCGACTGTATGATCGGGGCGAGGGCGACGCCAGTGGTGACTTCGAGAAGGATTGGGAAGTCTGGAATCGCGGCCTATGGCCGGAATTGCTGAATGCTTTCGGCATAGAGCACAGTGATACAGAACCACAGGACACCAGCAGTCTGAGCATAGAGTTTGTAAGCGACGTACTTAGCGCTCCTCTGGCGGCCAACTATGAGGCAACTACTGCCGTTGTTACCGCGAATCGTGAATTGCACGCTGCTGAAAGTGAACGCAGTACACGGCATCTGGAGATCCAATTACCAACCGGATTGTCCTATCGCGAGGGTGATCATCTGGGTGTTTTGCCGCGTAATCCTGCTTCGTTGGCGAATAGAGTAATGCAACGCTTTAAGTTACAGGATCAAGACTACATCGTATTGAGAGGCAGTGACCGGGATGCGGCGCATCTCCCCTTAGATCGGCCTGTCAGCGTAGGAGATTTGCTCACTCTCAGTGTGGAACTGCAAGAACCGGCAACGAGAGCCCAGCTACGGCAACTAGCATCCTTTACAGTGTGTCCACCGCACAAGAAAGAAATCGAAGCTTTGCTAGAGGATGCTACCTTTGATCAAGAGATACGACAGAAGCACGTCACGATGCTGGATATTCTGGAGAAGTATCCAGCCTGCGAGCTGCCATTTGAAAACTTTATCTCGCTGTTACCTCCACTCAAGCCTAGGTACTACTCCATCTCAAGCTCTCCGCTTGAATCGGAGAATTCAGCGAGTATAACCGTGGGCGTCGTGCGTGGACCAGCCCGTAGCGGACAGGGCGAATACCTGGGAATTGCCTCCAACTATTTGGCGCAGCTCCAACCAGATGATCCAATTGTCATTTTTGTGCGTAAGCCTCAGTCGGGCTTCCGTTTGCCGGAAGATCCGACGGTGCCTGTCATCATGGTCGGTCCAGGTACTGGAGTGGCACCATTCCGCGGATTCCTCCAAACCCGCCATGTACTTAAAGAAAGAGGGGAACAGCTCGGCGAGGCTCACCTATACTATGGCTGCCGTAATCCTAAGCTTGACTATCTGTACAAGCAAGAGCTGCAAGCCTGGGAGCAGGAAGGAATCGTTACGCTTCATACAGCCTTTTCACGTCTGCCCGATCAACCCAAAAGATACGTGCAGCATGTCATGAAAGAAGATGCGGACACTCTGATTCACTTACTTGATGAAGGAGCGCATCTATATGTATGCGGTGATGGTAGCCGGATGGCTCCCGATGTAGAAAACACCCTTTGTGCTGCTTACGCGGAAGCACACCATACCAGTAAAGAAGAAGCACAGCAATGGTTGGATCGTCTCCAACAGGAAAAACGCTATGCCAAGGATGTCTGGACAGGCATCTAATGATAACAGTATAAGAACAAGCACCATGTTAAAAAATAAAAGGGACTGATTACTGGCCTTCAAACTCGTCGCCAGTAGTTCAGTCCCTTTTATGATTATCTTTCACTCCATTTGGAAGCAATCACATCTACTTTACTTTCTAATAGGTCCATAACCTCCTCGCGGTGCCTAGCCTTGAATAAATCTATGATGTCGATCAAGTCGTTGCGATCTAATAATTTAACCCCGTTGACAGCAGCAAGTGTTTTACAAGATTCCGTATAACGGCCGGAGGTGATGACGATAGACTTGTCGGCCGCATAATAACGCATAGAGGTGTAAATTTCCTGTACTGCTCCCAAGCCCACCGGATGTTGTACGCCATAACGTTTGGCCTGTATGACAACTCTGACGCCTTCACGGTCTGTAAAAACCAGATCCGCTCCAAAATCCCGGCTACTGGTTGTTTTATAGATGTCCTTATAGCCAAGCGCGGATAATAACCGTTGCAAATAAAGC
The Paenibacillus peoriae DNA segment above includes these coding regions:
- a CDS encoding tripartite tricarboxylate transporter substrate binding protein — translated: MKKKPWQKYVLVAAGVAMLSALSISEYVDHRTLQDHSRIFPTKPITLVVPYAAGGGTDITARALAKAAEKHLGQPIIVVNRTGGGGSVGLMEGAEAQADGYTVTYLVAELTTLPHLGLLPLTYERFKPLLQTNMDPSAITVRADARWKTAEAFLEDAEAHPGKLKMGNAGTGSIWHLAAAMLEQKSRVRFTHIPYEGAGPAVSALMSGFVDAVPVSPAEVKKYVDEGKLRILAIQSDTISEAFPKVPTLQQATGLRVHFIGTWRGLAVPKDTPDAVAQTLTDALIKGTKDEEFREEMRKHGLGLRVQDADAFARQLKESHDTFARLIPELGLSRK
- a CDS encoding bifunctional cytochrome P450/NADPH--P450 reductase, which gives rise to MTSTHLIPQPKTYGPLGNLPLIDTHAPVQSLVKLANEYGPIFRMDLPEGTNIYISDHKLVADACDESRFDKQVWAPLQKVRAFAGDGLFTSWTEEPNWRKAHQILLPSFSQRAMKGYHNMMLDLAVQLVQKWSRLNPDESVEVPEDMTRLTLDTIGLCGFNYRFNSFYRDQPHPFVTSMTRALDEAMGQLQRLNLQNKLMLSKKKQFKHDIETMFSLVDSIIQERKTLGNQGEEDLLARMLEGKDPETGETLDDENIRYQIITFLIAGHETTSGLLSFAIYHLLKNPRMLTKAYEEVDRVLTDSLPSYTQVRELKYIRMILNEALRLWPTAPAFSLFAKEDTLLDGTYPLKKGDSVNVLIPKLHRDTEAWGEDVEEFRPERFGDPSAIPQDAYKPFGNGQRACIGQQFALQEATLVLGMVLKHFELIDHTHYELKVKETLTLKPEGFTIQVRPRSTQTAVMLPGAAQELHEQEEQKVAAPHAEKHDTSLLSLYGSNLGTAEGLAGELADLGRNWGFNSSIATLNEHVDHLPKEGVVLITTASYNGHPPDNADAFVEWLKQVDEGQLAGIRYAVFGCGDRNWASTYQRIPRMIDELMAAKGAKRLYDRGEGDASGDFEKDWEVWNRGLWPELLNAFGIEHSDTEPQDTSSLSIEFVSDVLSAPLAANYEATTAVVTANRELHAAESERSTRHLEIQLPTGLSYREGDHLGVLPRNPASLANRVMQRFKLQDQDYIVLRGSDRDAAHLPLDRPVSVGDLLTLSVELQEPATRAQLRQLASFTVCPPHKKEIEALLEDATFDQEIRQKHVTMLDILEKYPACELPFENFISLLPPLKPRYYSISSSPLESENSASITVGVVRGPARSGQGEYLGIASNYLAQLQPDDPIVIFVRKPQSGFRLPEDPTVPVIMVGPGTGVAPFRGFLQTRHVLKERGEQLGEAHLYYGCRNPKLDYLYKQELQAWEQEGIVTLHTAFSRLPDQPKRYVQHVMKEDADTLIHLLDEGAHLYVCGDGSRMAPDVENTLCAAYAEAHHTSKEEAQQWLDRLQQEKRYAKDVWTGI
- a CDS encoding methyl-accepting chemotaxis protein, whose translation is MKLQGKLVLNAMISLIACLALVAYIIFELIRINSQSSNLVPAMLNVQQLNAYLIQSGQALQNYSASMTESNKADVQNQLTQSEKTIALLSQGMMQTEEQQKRLNTIKTKFSQLKVATEKAMSTQNSPESKREAMRAQGIQNDVFMLDLLTKARYDQYTEDLTKSIRFTWQLALAGAVLLLVAVGLYNTYTSRQLALRTRKLTDAAKQIAEGNLTVQLAQTKGRDELDELNESFRVMIGNLRSIVLSIDQAGNRVDLMARDIDHHNEAMKEIVTQVSTSTEELAIGSQKIAEDLSSTVGVVDEMQQKFESNLLETTQSTAYSEDALRVIEQGTRVMSDQLRIVAENRSAMSEVEQTVKELEANAAEITTMTGYVSEIASQTSLLSLNASIEAARAGEAGKGFAVVANEVKKLANQSESAVKKIYTAVDGITQAMDKVKTSVAQSQELFREQEKATSSTGESFTEISGKVQQIAGQVSKLSTDMNVSRELSVQVQQAIENISAITQQSAAGSEEITASTVEQKRSFEESAEKVKELRQIREEMQRELDRFQVEKTS
- a CDS encoding restriction endonuclease; translated protein: MLLEKLLAYKELGIGLIVLLVLFALIIRGLIRGRRNRILRDLDPRKIGIQDIDRMEDGSEFELYLQRLLSALGYKDIYKTTSSRDFGADLVFTDREGVRVVIQAKRYGVQHPVGLGAVQEIYTSMRYYAADKSIVITSGRYTESCKTLAAVNGVKLLDRNDLIDIIDLFKARHREEVMDLLESKVDVIASKWSER
- a CDS encoding BMP family lipoprotein — translated: MKKRALLLTFRWIPIVTIFALLVSACGQSDVQTKAEPIKVGIVLSDIGLGDQSYSDAAFRGLVKARDEGKIVFEYREITETKTYDAAFEQLAQEKADLIIGLGYMVKDSMESIAKKYPDRKFLIVDEKSDLPNVASISFKAEEGSFMAGVVAGLTSRTEQVGFLGGAESPLLKKFEIGYRAGVQSVKPNAKVTATYAGDFGKPELGTKIADDMINQDQIDVIFAAAGLTGVGALQEAQKQQKLAIGVDSDQFFIAEKAVVTSMFKNVDIAIYTAVKGFADHQRKFTEKDMVFGLAEDGVGLAPIRVVTLSPDQQKLLDDLKEKIKSGTLTVPTQ
- a CDS encoding AraC family transcriptional regulator, whose amino-acid sequence is MDNEVRKDEVTGMLRLKLQLILKNKQTRLILLLTLCVSLVISVIGLLSYSGYREGLDTELNTPNIELLQINLDVTNRAFRESDNKALDAAYHPDVEAFVRAQTDRKSLEDNASVIDRLQKYLKTLSSHEEIYSVEVISLDNHALVSSNYGYMPDWKQAPDTTWVPWIQDIQKKPLLIKRRWYGTDREQGTLELLSLARPIVENGQVMGAVLINLDYDRFFSKLYIHLSNSQYVYDLEGELIYPKLRLSLPLNDMGRVLKELDVSPYAYVEIGNMEYMANQTFSDVTGWRLVSLVPMDKLLKNVKLARNMMLWLAFISILAGCSAVYYYNYAAFRPMKKINSLLNSGNKGTRQGGLYDLEPVISKLVGEFHRKSLVVERSLPELRSKYMEDVIQRRMGIQEMRMKWEQYFSDWDGNSLFVIIVSIDRYSAWAASFPEEDKMLLKYALNNILLEMLEPYWKAVCSPEEESGFIVLLQYSESSNEVEVGSETALQESILLHKSVDRLIQVVGEYLPLTISIGIGHMVTDIQEARASFIKGKEALNLRLYEGYGRSYTNMDSDISVKKDNTVDEQSKEQIQDSTLLDDRRVEIIHALESQEPGASVKLISHWVEELRLHRTSPAQVYLFVHELLEDLLKWCATQSVTPPDQLADYHWNQILTLDLQDIEVLLVTMLTDIEEKWHGRIQSKDFVRVQEMIEYMEHHLHLNIGLQEIADHVHMSVSSVSSMFKEETGTTVYDYLTGLRVKKACTLLCETHLKIGEIAEQVGYRNENSFIRVFRKHKQVTPGKFRQISKSSNEYADRSKGRYFGEIEDKYED